From one Novosphingobium sp. genomic stretch:
- a CDS encoding LacI family DNA-binding transcriptional regulator, whose amino-acid sequence MIVTIKDVAQRAGVSPKTVSRVLNNETHVRPQLRETVMRVIEELNYKPNMFARGLSSARSYLIGLFIYDPYWSGYATDIQLGALRRCRELGYHLVIEPIDPFVEGAAQQVVESVAGLRLDGVILPPPLCTFEPLLSRIEEMGMPYVRISPGQDMDRSALVEIDEFAAAHDMTRHLIGLGHRDIGFVEGIPTHAAAARRYAGFEAAMAEAGLTVNRDWVLPGLFTFQSGFAATDELLSRKAALPTALFCANDDMALGAVSAARKHGLEAPADLSIVGFDDAPAARFSWPPITTMRQPVSDMVASAVDMLVDPKYRRDAGKDGRKPAARLELPFALVQRQSAAAP is encoded by the coding sequence GTGATCGTTACCATCAAGGATGTGGCCCAGCGCGCGGGCGTCTCGCCCAAAACCGTCTCGCGCGTGCTCAACAATGAGACGCATGTGCGCCCGCAATTGCGCGAAACCGTCATGCGGGTGATCGAGGAGCTGAACTACAAGCCGAACATGTTCGCGCGCGGATTGTCGAGCGCGCGCTCCTATCTGATCGGCCTGTTTATCTACGATCCCTATTGGTCGGGCTATGCGACGGACATTCAGCTCGGCGCGCTGCGCCGCTGCCGCGAGCTGGGCTATCACCTTGTGATCGAACCGATCGACCCCTTCGTGGAGGGCGCCGCGCAGCAGGTCGTCGAAAGCGTGGCCGGGCTGCGACTCGACGGGGTGATCCTGCCGCCGCCGCTCTGCACCTTCGAACCGCTGCTCAGCCGGATCGAGGAAATGGGCATGCCCTATGTGCGGATCTCGCCGGGGCAGGACATGGACCGCTCGGCGCTGGTGGAGATCGACGAATTTGCCGCCGCCCATGACATGACCCGCCATCTGATCGGGCTGGGCCACCGCGACATCGGCTTTGTCGAGGGCATTCCCACCCACGCCGCCGCCGCCCGCCGCTATGCCGGTTTCGAGGCGGCGATGGCCGAGGCGGGCCTCACCGTGAACCGCGACTGGGTGCTGCCCGGCCTGTTCACCTTCCAGAGCGGCTTTGCCGCCACCGACGAGCTGCTCTCACGCAAGGCCGCCCTCCCCACCGCCCTGTTCTGCGCCAATGACGATATGGCGCTGGGCGCGGTCTCGGCCGCGCGCAAGCATGGGCTGGAGGCCCCCGCCGACCTCTCGATCGTCGGCTTCGACGATGCGCCCGCCGCGCGCTTCTCATGGCCGCCGATCACCACCATGCGCCAGCCGGTCAGCGATATGGTGGCCAGCGCGGTGGACATGCTGGTCGATCCCAAATATCGCCGCGATGCCGGGAAAGATGGGCGTAAGCCTGCCGCGCGCCTCGAACTGCCCTTCGCGCTGGTGCAGCGCCAGAGTGCCGCCGCCCCGTGA